The Natrarchaeobaculum sulfurireducens genome segment CCAAGAAGGACCATACCGATGAGAGCCGCGACGACGAAGTACATCGCACCGAGAGTCGAAACGACGGTTGTTGATCCCCCTGAAAGGCCGATGTACATCGAAATCAGGCCAATTCCGGTGAATAATCCGGCTATGCCAGCGAGCAGTCCTCCTTTCGCAGTAATGGCGAGCGATGCGTCCGAAACGAGGATGTACCCGAGTGCAAAAGGTGTCGCGACGAGATAAGAGATCGCAGCGGCCGTCCTCGGGTCGATAGACTCCGACGCAGCGTTGCCCAAGACGACCCAGATTCCCCAAGTTACCATTGTAATCGAACCAAAGAACACAGCCGAATCTATCTCAGAAAATGCCATTATGATGATTCAACGTACTCCTTGAACAGTGACGACCAGAGACGCTCGAGGCGATCGGCATAGAACGGTAGGACTTCCACGGCGGGAAGGTAGAACTTTGGGTCAGTGTCGCTGCCTTGGTCATCGGCACGATCTCTCTGTGACATACATGATGTATACCAGCCGTGCCCGGATTGGTCTCTCTGTTAATCGAATAATCCATTTATATCGGGTCTAGAAGAGTTATGCATGCCAC includes the following:
- a CDS encoding EamA family transporter, giving the protein MAFSEIDSAVFFGSITMVTWGIWVVLGNAASESIDPRTAAAISYLVATPFALGYILVSDASLAITAKGGLLAGIAGLFTGIGLISMYIGLSGGSTTVVSTLGAMYFVVAALIGMVLLGDDVTITRSAGIIFAVIGVILVSQ